From Pseudodesulfovibrio sp. JC047, one genomic window encodes:
- a CDS encoding biotin carboxylase N-terminal domain-containing protein yields MNQEQHKVLIANRGEIAMRVMRACQRLGLDFVCVCTPEDTASGHVALARELAGDSAVYTITSYLDANELFSVADASGATAVHPGYGFFAEDFRFARRVVRRDRPMAFIGPSWWVIRDLGDKINTKRIARSLNVPTVPGSDRPVYSELEADEIASSLFDFQASQGILNGVIMVKASAGGGGMGIEEVGDLDEFRSVFRRIRNYAKRNFGDEGVLIEQRIFDFNHLEVQVVSERSGKQHVHFGTRNCSVQSTGKQKRIEVAPGFAPGVVPYTFDAGKVLEEITQHSLAMARESGYDNVGTWEWIITPRGEPFLMEVNTRIQVENGVSAIISKVDGQPIDIITEQIRLALGEPMGYSQEDIELDGVGIEYRIVAENTGNWFTPCAGRITRFEWEVQDWLDVYTQVPVGVPYEIPMEFDPNLALAIIWGKNLDEAKNRGRQFLDSLMLDGDVGGSADDFYTNIEYLKGKTERLLEF; encoded by the coding sequence ATGAATCAGGAGCAGCATAAGGTCCTCATAGCCAATCGTGGTGAAATAGCCATGCGGGTGATGAGGGCCTGCCAGCGTCTGGGGTTGGATTTCGTGTGTGTCTGCACACCGGAAGACACGGCGTCGGGGCATGTTGCGCTTGCCCGGGAACTTGCTGGAGATAGTGCTGTTTATACGATTACTTCGTATCTGGATGCCAATGAACTTTTTTCTGTGGCCGATGCCAGTGGTGCCACGGCCGTTCATCCCGGGTACGGTTTTTTTGCTGAAGATTTTCGGTTCGCACGACGTGTGGTCCGTCGTGATCGGCCTATGGCTTTCATTGGCCCATCGTGGTGGGTGATTCGGGATTTGGGAGATAAAATTAATACCAAACGCATTGCTCGAAGTCTGAATGTCCCGACTGTTCCCGGCTCTGACCGGCCGGTGTACAGTGAGCTTGAAGCGGATGAAATAGCGTCCAGTCTGTTTGATTTTCAAGCGAGCCAGGGCATTCTCAATGGCGTGATCATGGTCAAGGCCTCGGCAGGTGGTGGCGGGATGGGCATTGAAGAGGTCGGAGATCTGGACGAATTTCGGTCTGTTTTTCGGCGTATTCGAAATTATGCCAAGCGAAATTTCGGTGATGAAGGGGTGCTCATCGAGCAGCGCATTTTTGATTTCAATCATCTGGAAGTCCAGGTGGTGAGTGAGCGCAGTGGGAAACAGCATGTTCATTTCGGGACGAGAAATTGTTCCGTGCAGTCAACGGGCAAGCAGAAACGCATCGAAGTCGCGCCCGGGTTTGCTCCTGGCGTGGTGCCCTATACTTTTGACGCAGGCAAAGTCCTTGAAGAGATCACACAGCATTCCTTGGCTATGGCGCGGGAATCAGGGTATGATAACGTGGGAACCTGGGAATGGATCATCACCCCGAGAGGGGAGCCGTTTCTCATGGAAGTCAATACTCGTATCCAAGTTGAAAACGGGGTGTCCGCGATTATTTCCAAGGTGGACGGACAACCGATCGATATCATTACCGAGCAAATTCGTTTGGCGCTGGGCGAACCCATGGGGTACAGTCAGGAAGACATCGAGCTTGACGGTGTTGGCATTGAATACCGGATCGTTGCCGAGAATACGGGCAACTGGTTTACACCGTGTGCCGGTCGCATTACCCGTTTTGAGTGGGAAGTACAGGACTGGTTGGATGTGTATACACAGGTTCCTGTCGGTGTGCCCTACGAAATTCCCATGGAATTTGATCCCAATTTGGCATTGGCGATTATTTGGGGCAAAAATCTGGATGAGGCCAAGAATCGGGGACGACAGTTTCTAGATTCCCTGATGTTGGATGGTGATGTTGGTGGTTCTGCTGACGATTTTTATACCAATATTGAGTATTTGAAAGGCAAGACCGAAAGACTTCTGGAGTTTTAG
- a CDS encoding carboxyl transferase domain-containing protein codes for MDRAKKVQNLKDRLRYIREIFAGKEDDSIRLLSARLNELLELNQSQSGGVSANALARLEDLFDFSERKLDTTLTPMDKVRIVRHPQRMCLKDILENVYDNYTEIGGRGEFNIDPSMLIARAVFSRRVNGKVINQMVMVIGQEKGHGEAFRNGGSVKPSGNAKALQYMKVAETENIPIHTFVFTPGAYPVEDWPGAAQQIAKNLYELAALKVPVISVFSEGGSGGAEAIGLADRRIMLSHGYYSVISPEGAAAIEAGLRGGTRATPELIEKCASQLCITAEDNLRNGYIDRILQEPPLGARPNHYEFFRELRRELIQATNEVVSGVKPMKLYRAMAVRASKTDDAESIYMRWTLSKSALHRLVDQRQRKYRSLSRHARLDGTGIVNRAVTATKGAVWATHSFFRYDLLGRQKKRLDAMFEDIGAEAHLVRHKLLMPLKKTVDKVLPGNGVDTPVVGEDVMNRLTRLSCPEDGACLVGSEWAWTSPRSQEDRTITCPNVRTQHCPDLWVPDLFGDFAGVCPSCGHHFPMEYRWYLENVFEYNESKEFNQQLEAVNPLGYEKFDLKLDKAKEKTGLKSACMTFETSIEDVDAVVAVLCAPFRGGSVGAAEGEKFIRAAERAGRKRQPFIAYVHGTAGIRIQEGVNGVIQMPRCTIAVRRYIDAGGLYLVLYDTNSYAGPVASFLGCSPYQFAVQSSNIGFAGPGVITETTGITTPPNYHRAYHALSRGHIHGIWDRREVKKNLHQSLLTMGGRNLYYR; via the coding sequence ATGGATAGAGCAAAAAAAGTCCAGAATCTGAAAGACCGTTTGCGGTATATCCGTGAAATTTTTGCGGGGAAGGAAGACGATTCCATTCGTCTGCTCTCTGCTCGTTTGAACGAGTTGTTGGAATTGAATCAATCGCAGTCGGGCGGAGTCTCAGCCAATGCATTGGCACGCCTTGAGGATTTGTTCGATTTTTCCGAACGGAAGCTCGATACCACGCTGACCCCGATGGACAAAGTGCGTATTGTTCGGCATCCACAGCGGATGTGCCTCAAGGACATTCTTGAAAATGTGTACGATAACTACACGGAAATCGGTGGGCGTGGCGAGTTTAACATCGATCCGTCCATGCTGATTGCCCGGGCTGTCTTTTCTCGGCGGGTCAATGGCAAGGTCATCAACCAGATGGTCATGGTTATTGGACAGGAAAAAGGGCATGGCGAAGCCTTCCGCAATGGCGGATCTGTCAAGCCGTCCGGCAATGCCAAGGCTTTGCAGTACATGAAAGTCGCTGAAACCGAAAATATTCCGATCCATACCTTTGTTTTTACGCCTGGGGCATATCCGGTGGAAGATTGGCCCGGTGCAGCGCAGCAGATAGCGAAAAATTTGTATGAGTTGGCCGCGTTGAAAGTCCCGGTGATTTCGGTTTTTTCCGAAGGAGGGTCAGGTGGTGCTGAAGCCATTGGGTTGGCTGATCGTCGCATCATGCTTTCTCACGGGTATTATTCGGTTATTTCACCCGAAGGCGCGGCTGCCATCGAGGCCGGTTTGCGTGGCGGGACCCGGGCAACCCCGGAGCTGATTGAAAAATGTGCGAGCCAGTTGTGCATTACCGCTGAGGATAATCTTCGAAATGGGTACATTGATCGCATTTTGCAAGAGCCTCCATTGGGTGCGAGGCCGAATCATTATGAATTTTTTCGGGAACTACGGCGGGAGTTGATTCAGGCGACCAATGAAGTGGTCAGCGGTGTCAAACCCATGAAATTGTACAGGGCTATGGCGGTTCGTGCGAGTAAAACCGATGATGCCGAATCCATCTACATGCGCTGGACGCTTTCAAAATCCGCGTTGCATCGTTTGGTGGATCAGCGACAGCGGAAATACCGTAGTTTGAGCCGACATGCCCGTCTGGATGGGACCGGGATCGTCAACCGGGCCGTCACCGCAACCAAGGGCGCGGTGTGGGCCACCCATTCTTTTTTCCGATATGATCTTTTGGGACGGCAGAAAAAACGTCTGGACGCCATGTTCGAGGATATTGGTGCCGAGGCGCATCTGGTTCGACACAAGTTGCTTATGCCGTTGAAGAAAACGGTTGATAAGGTCTTGCCGGGCAATGGGGTGGATACCCCGGTGGTGGGCGAAGACGTCATGAATCGGTTGACCCGATTGTCCTGCCCCGAGGATGGAGCGTGCCTTGTGGGGAGCGAGTGGGCATGGACCAGTCCCCGTAGTCAGGAAGATCGGACCATCACCTGTCCCAATGTCCGTACACAACATTGTCCTGATTTATGGGTGCCTGACTTGTTTGGTGATTTTGCTGGAGTCTGTCCGTCCTGCGGTCATCATTTCCCCATGGAATATCGGTGGTATCTGGAAAATGTTTTCGAATACAACGAGTCCAAGGAATTCAACCAGCAGTTGGAAGCCGTCAACCCGTTGGGGTATGAAAAATTTGATCTCAAATTGGACAAGGCCAAGGAAAAGACCGGCTTGAAATCCGCGTGTATGACCTTTGAAACATCCATTGAGGATGTGGACGCTGTTGTTGCCGTCTTGTGTGCACCATTCCGGGGTGGAAGTGTGGGCGCGGCTGAAGGTGAAAAATTTATTCGGGCTGCGGAACGGGCCGGACGCAAACGTCAGCCGTTTATAGCCTATGTTCACGGCACGGCCGGTATCCGTATTCAGGAAGGGGTGAACGGCGTCATTCAGATGCCTCGGTGCACCATTGCGGTCCGGCGGTATATCGATGCTGGCGGATTGTATCTCGTGCTGTACGACACGAACTCCTATGCTGGCCCGGTTGCCAGCTTTCTGGGGTGTTCGCCCTATCAATTTGCCGTACAGTCGTCGAATATCGGGTTCGCTGGGCCTGGGGTGATTACCGAGACCACAGGCATCACCACGCCACCCAATTATCACCGTGCGTATCATGCCCTCTCCCGAGGGCACATCCATGGTATTTGGGATAGACGAGAGGTCAAAAAAAACCTCCATCAGTCGCTCTTGACCATGGGTGGTCGCAACCTATACTATCGGTAG
- a CDS encoding biotin attachment protein has protein sequence MLNIKELLDKVKASPYREIVIRAPHTGVVEFAGLKQGDMVRGPRGDYMEKPGTLLAHLTREKNKKSILAPEKGEIESVHLRHEGQFVEAGEPLVVIKHYLTRKEVIELILQEALYLFRAPERAKYYFVPEVDQKLKVSGKRSVKVHDGMEILIVSRMKRETPLAYTGPEGIIYSVYFGRGDNVDEGGPLIGVCPEDQLTLIQDVVARIQSEWEEE, from the coding sequence GTGCTGAATATCAAAGAGTTACTTGATAAGGTTAAAGCGTCTCCCTATCGTGAAATCGTGATCCGTGCTCCGCATACCGGCGTTGTTGAATTCGCTGGACTGAAACAGGGCGACATGGTTCGCGGACCTCGGGGTGACTACATGGAAAAACCCGGCACTTTGCTGGCCCATTTGACCAGAGAAAAGAACAAAAAATCGATTTTGGCACCAGAAAAAGGTGAAATCGAGTCCGTGCATCTGCGTCATGAAGGGCAGTTTGTCGAGGCTGGCGAGCCACTTGTGGTTATCAAGCATTATCTGACCCGCAAGGAAGTCATCGAGTTGATTTTGCAGGAGGCACTGTATTTGTTTCGTGCTCCTGAACGGGCAAAATATTATTTTGTTCCCGAAGTCGATCAGAAACTCAAGGTCTCTGGAAAGCGGTCCGTCAAGGTCCACGATGGTATGGAGATTCTTATTGTTTCCCGTATGAAACGGGAAACACCCCTGGCCTATACCGGGCCTGAGGGGATTATTTATTCTGTGTATTTTGGTCGTGGTGACAATGTGGATGAGGGCGGTCCCCTGATTGGTGTCTGCCCTGAAGATCAATTGACCCTCATTCAGGATGTGGTCGCACGCATCCAAAGTGAATGGGAAGAAGAGTAG
- the ssb gene encoding single-stranded DNA-binding protein: MAGSMNKVILIGRLGRDPELSYTPAGQARAKFSIATDEGYRDRQTGQKVEKTEWHNIVAWRQTAEFCGNYLGKGRLVMVEGKLQTRKWQDQNTGQDRYMTEIVADRVQGLDRATDGAGSQTGGGYQKSQGGYQQQQQGGQQQNQGGYAQQNQAQAPRQQPQQQEEDLGPAFPSEASGMDDVPF; this comes from the coding sequence ATGGCTGGCAGCATGAACAAAGTGATTCTTATCGGCAGATTGGGACGTGATCCCGAGTTGTCTTATACGCCCGCCGGACAGGCTCGGGCAAAGTTTTCTATTGCCACGGACGAAGGCTACCGTGACAGGCAAACTGGTCAGAAGGTCGAAAAGACTGAGTGGCACAACATTGTTGCTTGGCGGCAGACCGCTGAATTTTGCGGCAACTACCTTGGTAAAGGCCGTTTGGTGATGGTCGAAGGCAAGTTGCAGACGCGTAAATGGCAGGATCAGAACACTGGTCAGGATCGCTATATGACCGAGATTGTCGCAGACAGAGTTCAAGGTCTTGATCGGGCGACCGATGGTGCCGGTTCTCAGACAGGTGGCGGATATCAGAAGTCTCAGGGTGGATATCAGCAACAACAGCAGGGTGGACAGCAGCAGAATCAGGGTGGGTATGCGCAGCAGAATCAGGCGCAGGCTCCTCGTCAACAGCCTCAACAGCAAGAAGAGGACCTTGGTCCCGCATTCCCTTCGGAGGCCAGTGGGATGGACGATGTGCCGTTCTAA
- a CDS encoding HNH endonuclease signature motif containing protein: MSMLEKYVDALNAEFENFTDLQKQILKTHYEVFAQKATAPQLAAHLGIDYRTINRSYGTFAKRINSRVKPDSDKCEWHLDGIVTAKKNEDKHWVLSLRPLFAEALELVGLVEVDKTVEIVAEIKSDLVNKTTVEAIVNARIGQGRFRHALIEFWRGCCAVTGVEDARLLRASHIKPWAVSSNTERLDPANGLLLSPSLDAAFDAGLISFSDSGKILISDAAEDLHKLGISSQMKINGLTKAHKNYLQYHQKKVFKG; this comes from the coding sequence ATGAGTATGTTGGAAAAATATGTTGATGCGTTGAACGCTGAATTTGAGAATTTCACTGATCTGCAAAAACAAATTTTGAAAACCCATTATGAGGTGTTTGCCCAGAAAGCAACGGCACCGCAATTGGCGGCACATCTTGGGATAGATTATCGCACAATCAACAGATCGTACGGTACCTTTGCAAAACGGATTAATTCGAGAGTCAAGCCTGACTCTGATAAATGTGAATGGCATTTGGATGGAATTGTAACCGCCAAAAAGAATGAGGACAAGCATTGGGTTCTCAGTCTTCGGCCTCTCTTTGCGGAAGCTCTTGAGTTGGTAGGACTTGTTGAGGTTGATAAAACTGTTGAGATTGTCGCTGAAATCAAGTCTGATTTAGTTAATAAAACAACAGTGGAAGCCATTGTAAACGCACGAATCGGACAAGGTCGTTTTCGACATGCCCTCATTGAGTTTTGGAGAGGATGTTGCGCTGTTACTGGCGTGGAAGATGCAAGACTGTTGAGAGCTTCCCACATCAAGCCGTGGGCTGTAAGCAGCAATACAGAGCGGCTTGATCCTGCGAATGGTTTGCTCTTGAGTCCATCACTGGATGCAGCTTTTGATGCAGGGCTGATCTCTTTCTCTGACAGCGGGAAAATTCTTATAAGCGATGCTGCTGAAGATTTGCACAAACTTGGAATCAGCAGTCAGATGAAGATCAACGGCCTGACAAAGGCTCACAAAAACTACCTTCAATATCACCAAAAAAAAGTATTCAAAGGATAA
- a CDS encoding N-6 DNA methylase, with product MYVNERTYLFFFKMAEETGKESQLPEEYWWNKLVSDIDDLDWYSAREEGLGDLYEGLLEKHATELKKGAEQYFTSRRLSECMVDLIQPSATGTGGLRKQTNKGPQRYAGGLAL from the coding sequence TTGTACGTCAATGAACGTACCTACCTCTTCTTTTTCAAGATGGCGGAAGAGACCGGCAAAGAGTCTCAGCTCCCGGAAGAGTATTGGTGGAACAAGCTGGTTAGCGACATTGATGACCTGGACTGGTACAGCGCACGGGAAGAAGGGCTTGGCGACCTCTATGAAGGGTTGCTTGAGAAGCACGCCACCGAGTTGAAGAAAGGGGCGGAACAGTACTTTACATCTCGTCGGCTGAGTGAGTGTATGGTGGACTTGATTCAGCCCTCTGCCACTGGAACAGGCGGTTTGAGGAAGCAGACGAACAAAGGCCCCCAGCGGTATGCCGGAGGCCTTGCATTGTAA
- a CDS encoding amino acid ABC transporter ATP-binding protein gives MESQKVVIDVKGLNKWYDDFHVLKNIDLQVHHGERIVICGPSGSGKSTLIRCMNQLEHHQEGSITVEGTELTGNLKGIEKIRTEVGMVFQNFNLFPHMTVLENLILAPVWVRKMPKKEAEEIAMHYLGRVRIAEQAQKYPGQLSGGQQQRVAIARALCMNPKSLLFDEPTSALDPEMIKEVLDVMIELAEEKMTMVCVTHEMGFARTVADRVIFMDSGEIVEENSPEEFFTNPQYDRTKLFLSQILQH, from the coding sequence ATGGAATCTCAAAAAGTGGTGATTGACGTCAAGGGACTGAACAAGTGGTATGACGACTTTCACGTTCTCAAAAATATCGATCTTCAGGTCCATCATGGTGAACGAATTGTCATCTGTGGACCGTCCGGCTCCGGCAAATCGACACTCATTCGATGCATGAACCAGCTTGAACACCATCAGGAAGGCTCAATCACTGTCGAAGGCACGGAACTGACCGGCAACCTCAAAGGAATCGAAAAGATTCGCACGGAAGTCGGTATGGTCTTCCAGAATTTCAACCTGTTCCCACACATGACCGTGCTGGAAAACCTGATTCTCGCCCCGGTCTGGGTCCGTAAAATGCCCAAAAAGGAAGCGGAAGAAATCGCCATGCACTATCTCGGTCGTGTCCGCATCGCCGAACAGGCTCAGAAATACCCGGGCCAATTGTCCGGCGGCCAGCAACAACGTGTCGCCATTGCCCGCGCACTGTGCATGAATCCCAAAAGCCTGCTCTTTGATGAACCGACATCCGCCCTTGATCCAGAAATGATCAAAGAGGTGTTGGATGTCATGATCGAACTTGCGGAAGAAAAAATGACCATGGTCTGCGTCACCCACGAAATGGGCTTTGCCCGCACCGTGGCCGATCGCGTCATCTTCATGGACTCCGGCGAAATAGTCGAAGAGAACTCCCCTGAAGAATTCTTCACCAACCCCCAATACGACCGAACAAAGCTCTTCCTGAGCCAAATTCTACAACACTGA
- a CDS encoding amino acid ABC transporter permease, with amino-acid sequence MNLEHKTQLFTPTPPAPAPIAATGVIHWLRKNLFSSWTNSILTICCLALLAKCIPPLLSWALIDAVWSGDPAMCTNDSGACWAFIGAKYRILLVGTYPPELLWRPIASALLFAGVIAATVSGCCKKRHLFAAWPLLLIVILWFIGGGAGLKEVDQSMWGGLMLSLGLAAVGILLSIPFGILLALGRQSKMVGISTPCIGFIELIRGVPLITILFMASVMMPLFLPEDLQINNLLRVQIGIILFSSAYIAEVVRGGLQAVSTGQTDAAKALGLSSWMVTLFIVLPQALRHVLPALIGRCIALFKDTSLVIIVGLLDFLGMAKAASQDQIWLGHDAEGYAFCAIVYWCICFGMSRYGRSLEKRGPKKNN; translated from the coding sequence ATGAACCTCGAACACAAAACACAGCTTTTTACTCCCACACCGCCTGCCCCTGCACCGATCGCGGCAACCGGCGTTATCCATTGGCTTCGCAAAAACCTGTTTTCCAGTTGGACAAATTCCATTTTAACCATCTGCTGCCTGGCACTGCTTGCCAAATGTATTCCCCCGCTTCTTTCCTGGGCTCTGATTGACGCGGTCTGGTCCGGCGATCCTGCAATGTGTACCAATGACAGTGGTGCGTGCTGGGCCTTCATCGGTGCCAAATATCGCATTCTGCTCGTGGGAACCTATCCCCCTGAACTGCTTTGGCGGCCTATTGCTTCTGCCCTGCTCTTCGCGGGTGTCATTGCAGCAACGGTCTCGGGATGCTGCAAAAAACGACATCTTTTCGCGGCGTGGCCACTGCTGCTTATCGTCATTCTCTGGTTTATCGGTGGCGGCGCAGGTCTCAAGGAAGTGGATCAATCCATGTGGGGCGGGCTGATGCTCAGTCTCGGACTGGCAGCGGTTGGTATCCTGCTATCCATCCCGTTCGGCATTCTGCTGGCTCTCGGCAGACAATCAAAAATGGTTGGTATCAGTACTCCCTGTATCGGATTTATTGAACTCATCAGGGGTGTCCCGCTCATCACCATCCTGTTCATGGCCTCTGTCATGATGCCGCTGTTTTTGCCCGAAGATTTGCAGATCAACAACCTGCTCCGGGTCCAGATTGGCATAATTCTGTTCTCGTCCGCATATATCGCGGAAGTGGTCCGAGGTGGCCTGCAAGCCGTCTCCACAGGACAAACCGACGCGGCCAAAGCCTTGGGACTCAGTTCATGGATGGTGACCCTCTTCATTGTTCTCCCTCAGGCTCTACGGCATGTCCTTCCGGCCCTGATTGGACGGTGCATCGCCCTGTTCAAGGATACGTCACTGGTCATCATTGTCGGACTACTCGACTTTTTGGGTATGGCAAAAGCCGCCTCCCAGGATCAAATCTGGCTTGGTCACGATGCCGAAGGGTACGCCTTCTGCGCGATCGTGTACTGGTGCATCTGTTTTGGCATGAGCCGCTATGGTCGTTCTCTCGAAAAACGCGGCCCCAAAAAAAACAACTGA
- a CDS encoding amino acid ABC transporter permease — MSPTSDFKNQLPVILMQTLVIGVVIYMALQLFYNTQANLEARNIASGFGFMSVEGGLPINDTLLPYEPADTYGYAFLMGALNTIFVSIIAIVLSTILGIIVGCARVSSNWLVAKIGAVYVETLRNIPLLLTLFFCYSVVIVSLPHPRKSLVPFEDIFINNRGIFLPRPECQDGMTWVFIALAIAIIVSIGIFRSSKQRRDTTGKGLPSGWMTLALCIGLPGLTYFLAGQPVTFDIPVLKGFNFKGGMVLRPEFSALLFGLVLYTAAFIGENVRSGIQSVNKGQLDAAKALGLKPSLIMRKVILPQTLRVCIPATTNDYASLVKNSSLAVAIGYPDMVSVGGTIIGQNDQAIEVIGLWMAVYLSINLLISLGMNWFNSKVQMVER; from the coding sequence ATGTCACCGACTTCCGACTTCAAAAATCAGCTTCCTGTCATCCTGATGCAAACGCTCGTGATCGGCGTGGTCATCTATATGGCGTTGCAGCTCTTCTACAACACGCAAGCCAATCTCGAAGCACGCAATATTGCGTCCGGATTCGGCTTCATGTCTGTAGAAGGCGGACTGCCCATTAACGACACTCTCCTGCCCTATGAGCCTGCCGACACCTATGGATATGCCTTTCTCATGGGGGCATTGAACACGATTTTCGTTTCAATCATCGCCATTGTCCTATCGACCATACTCGGCATTATTGTGGGATGCGCCCGCGTTTCCAGCAATTGGCTCGTGGCCAAAATCGGAGCCGTCTATGTGGAAACACTGCGCAATATCCCTTTATTGCTGACCCTCTTTTTCTGCTATTCCGTGGTCATCGTCTCCCTTCCACACCCTCGGAAAAGCCTGGTTCCTTTTGAGGATATCTTTATCAACAATCGAGGAATCTTTCTCCCTCGCCCGGAATGTCAAGATGGCATGACCTGGGTCTTTATCGCCCTCGCCATTGCCATCATCGTTTCCATCGGCATTTTCCGCTCTTCCAAACAACGACGGGACACAACGGGAAAAGGACTTCCATCCGGATGGATGACACTCGCTCTCTGCATCGGACTTCCCGGATTGACATATTTTCTCGCTGGACAGCCCGTCACATTTGATATCCCGGTTCTCAAAGGATTCAACTTCAAGGGCGGCATGGTCCTCAGACCGGAATTCTCCGCCCTGCTTTTCGGACTTGTTCTCTACACCGCCGCATTTATCGGCGAAAACGTCCGAAGCGGTATTCAATCAGTCAATAAGGGACAACTCGACGCGGCCAAGGCACTGGGACTCAAACCCAGCCTGATTATGCGCAAGGTCATCCTCCCGCAAACGCTCCGGGTCTGCATCCCAGCCACAACCAACGACTACGCCAGTCTCGTGAAAAACAGTTCACTGGCTGTAGCCATTGGCTATCCGGACATGGTGTCCGTCGGCGGAACCATCATCGGTCAGAACGATCAGGCGATCGAAGTCATCGGGCTGTGGATGGCGGTCTATCTGTCCATCAACCTGCTCATATCTCTCGGCATGAACTGGTTCAACTCCAAGGTACAAATGGTGGAACGATGA
- a CDS encoding amino acid ABC transporter substrate-binding protein: protein MKLLGKLLLTALLVALASTAMAGSLERIQENGILTLGVSEGVAGFSAPDSNGRWTGFDVDMGRAVAAAVLKDQDAIKFVPLASKQKIVAVSSGQVDLVSRTTTWTMKRDGKQGVDFTVVVFYDGQGFMVKKELGVTKGSELDGASVAVVSGTTSELNVADFARQNNITLETVVFDSKKEAFNAYIAGRTDAFTTDVSQLASLRTSAPNPDAHIILAETFSKEPLAPYVRHGDNQWKDLVTWVLYGLIEAEEKGITQANVLEMKKTSNDPVVKRMLGATGDIGSFVNLDKDWLVRAIQAVGNYGEIYDRHFGPETAMNIPRGHNDLWTRGGLLYAMPIR from the coding sequence ATGAAACTTTTGGGTAAACTGTTGTTGACGGCCCTGCTGGTCGCTCTGGCATCCACAGCCATGGCTGGCAGCCTGGAACGCATTCAGGAAAACGGCATCCTGACTTTGGGTGTCAGTGAAGGTGTTGCCGGATTTTCCGCTCCGGATTCCAATGGACGTTGGACCGGCTTCGACGTCGATATGGGTCGAGCTGTCGCCGCTGCCGTTCTGAAAGATCAGGACGCCATCAAATTTGTTCCCCTGGCATCCAAACAAAAAATTGTTGCCGTGTCTTCCGGCCAGGTTGATCTTGTTTCCAGGACCACCACCTGGACCATGAAACGCGACGGCAAACAGGGCGTGGACTTCACGGTCGTGGTTTTCTACGATGGTCAAGGCTTCATGGTCAAAAAAGAATTGGGTGTCACCAAAGGGTCAGAACTTGACGGAGCATCCGTTGCCGTTGTTTCCGGCACCACCAGTGAACTGAATGTGGCCGATTTTGCCCGTCAGAACAACATCACTCTGGAAACCGTCGTCTTTGACAGCAAAAAGGAAGCATTCAACGCCTATATTGCCGGTCGGACAGACGCATTCACTACAGATGTCAGCCAGCTGGCTTCCCTGCGGACCAGTGCACCGAATCCCGACGCACACATCATTCTCGCTGAGACCTTTTCAAAAGAGCCTTTGGCTCCCTATGTCCGCCACGGCGACAACCAGTGGAAAGACCTGGTAACCTGGGTCCTGTACGGTCTTATCGAAGCAGAAGAAAAAGGTATTACTCAAGCCAATGTTCTGGAAATGAAAAAGACCTCCAACGACCCGGTTGTCAAGCGGATGCTCGGCGCAACAGGCGATATCGGTTCTTTCGTCAATCTGGACAAGGACTGGTTGGTTCGCGCCATTCAGGCTGTTGGTAACTATGGCGAAATCTATGATCGGCACTTCGGTCCCGAAACCGCAATGAATATTCCCCGTGGTCACAACGACCTTTGGACTCGCGGCGGTCTGCTCTACGCTATGCCCATTCGGTAA